Proteins encoded together in one Terriglobus saanensis SP1PR4 window:
- a CDS encoding tyrosine-type recombinase/integrase: protein MSRFQQGSLLKQKRKSGPDVWVFRWYDETSGKRTYKKRNLGTVKDLPSRRDAEQAVADFRANINVEVRVPITVSELIAHYRKHELTEDKKAFATIASTSIYLTNHIAPKWGEKWLSDVRTVEVEEWLHSLPYAPATKSKIRNIMSAVFNHAIRYEWTHRNPITKVRASSKRLREPDVLTPGEFSALVEELPLRVKAMVILAGSTGLRRSELVALTWRDVDPLLMQINVLRSCVRGRFGDTKTEASRKPVPLHTSVIECLDVWRKESRYNGEDDFLFPSVRNEGRTPVTPDMILKKIIRPALVRAKITGKRIGWHSFRHSLATNLRAAGADLKTAQELLRHANSRITLDIYTRAISANKREANNKVMEMVIEASKTRLSAPSPAPSRREPHLLEGRKKGAGDSQHPSAPSRATTDLVTVP from the coding sequence ATGAGCCGCTTTCAACAAGGAAGTCTCTTGAAACAAAAGCGCAAAAGCGGACCGGACGTATGGGTGTTTCGCTGGTATGACGAGACCAGTGGGAAGCGCACGTACAAGAAACGCAACCTCGGCACAGTGAAGGATCTTCCTTCACGCCGGGATGCGGAGCAGGCCGTGGCCGACTTTCGCGCAAACATCAACGTCGAGGTCAGGGTTCCGATTACGGTCTCTGAACTCATAGCCCACTACCGCAAACACGAGTTGACTGAGGACAAGAAAGCATTCGCCACGATTGCATCGACCTCGATCTATCTGACCAATCACATCGCTCCGAAGTGGGGTGAGAAGTGGTTATCGGATGTCCGAACCGTGGAAGTTGAAGAGTGGCTGCACTCTCTGCCATACGCTCCAGCGACAAAAAGCAAAATCCGGAACATCATGTCCGCAGTGTTCAACCATGCCATCCGGTATGAGTGGACGCATCGCAACCCCATCACCAAGGTCCGGGCCTCGTCAAAGCGCCTGCGCGAACCGGATGTTCTGACACCTGGCGAATTTTCGGCCCTGGTGGAAGAACTGCCGCTGCGTGTAAAAGCGATGGTGATCCTGGCTGGTAGTACGGGGTTGCGGAGGTCGGAACTGGTTGCCCTGACATGGCGAGATGTCGATCCGCTGCTGATGCAGATCAACGTCCTTCGTTCATGTGTGCGGGGTCGCTTCGGAGATACGAAAACCGAGGCTAGCCGCAAACCCGTTCCACTGCACACGTCGGTCATTGAGTGCCTCGATGTCTGGAGGAAGGAATCCCGCTACAACGGCGAGGACGATTTTCTCTTTCCATCGGTTCGAAATGAGGGAAGAACTCCGGTCACTCCTGACATGATTCTGAAGAAGATCATTCGCCCCGCACTCGTCCGGGCGAAGATCACTGGGAAACGAATCGGATGGCATAGCTTCCGTCACTCTCTGGCGACGAACCTAAGAGCGGCTGGAGCGGACCTGAAGACAGCCCAGGAGCTCCTGCGTCACGCGAACTCGCGGATCACCCTCGATATCTACACGCGGGCGATCTCTGCGAACAAACGTGAGGCTAACAACAAAGTCATGGAGATGGTGATTGAGGCCAGCAAGACCAGGCTTTCAGCACCCTCGCCAGCACCCTCGCGACGGGAGCCTCACCTATTAGAAGGCAGAAAAAAAGGTGCCGGAGACTCTCAGCACCCTTCAGCACCCTCGCGGGCTACTACTGATCTTGTCACTGTGCCATAA
- a CDS encoding LysR family transcriptional regulator, which produces MSEFIDVKLKWAAIMLADELSYAGAAQRLNVTPSELKIQIAELETQLCFHIFRPNQDHIEVTDEGRFFLSACRKVSVLHGPFRS; this is translated from the coding sequence GTGTCTGAATTTATCGACGTCAAATTGAAGTGGGCTGCGATCATGCTCGCCGACGAATTAAGCTATGCCGGCGCAGCGCAACGGCTAAATGTTACGCCCTCCGAATTGAAAATACAGATCGCGGAGTTGGAGACACAGTTGTGCTTCCACATATTTCGTCCTAACCAAGATCACATCGAGGTGACGGACGAAGGGCGTTTTTTTTTGAGTGCCTGTCGTAAGGTTAGTGTGCTACACGGCCCGTTCAGATCGTGA
- a CDS encoding DoxX family protein yields MKTLKTLKITYWASTGLFCCVFLFTGTSYLLHTQIMDTKFREIGFPLYIMSLIGILKIAGAITLLVPKYPSLKEWAYAGFVFDFVGAAWCHFAVQGFGQGVRLVIPITVVSISYFTYYWLNDQPGLSAPVAEEHSAL; encoded by the coding sequence GTGAAAACTCTGAAGACTTTGAAGATCACGTATTGGGCAAGCACAGGCTTGTTTTGCTGCGTGTTCCTTTTCACCGGGACCTCGTATCTGCTGCACACGCAGATTATGGATACGAAATTCCGTGAAATAGGCTTTCCCCTTTACATCATGAGCCTGATCGGAATTCTGAAAATAGCCGGCGCTATCACCCTCTTGGTACCGAAATATCCAAGCCTCAAAGAATGGGCTTATGCAGGTTTCGTCTTCGACTTCGTCGGAGCGGCATGGTGCCATTTCGCCGTTCAGGGTTTCGGCCAAGGGGTGAGGCTCGTGATTCCAATCACGGTCGTTTCCATCTCTTACTTCACCTACTACTGGCTGAACGATCAGCCGGGACTGTCTGCCCCGGTCGCCGAAGAACACTCCGCGCTGTAG
- a CDS encoding MBL fold metallo-hydrolase gives MSTSLPARPVQTLAIPRQRVVVGILAGPEGVLMVDATYAPLSGKLAAAIKEINPGPIRFLIDTHYHPDHTGGNPNFAKMGALIFAREEVRQALITPPPPAVLAAIGDAASWKDPERLPIVTYGSNSPLKIHLDGETVDLIPLPSGHTNGDTMIRFETANVIMIGDFYRNYGYPFVDATRGASFKGTLEAIDLLLSTADANTKLVPGHGSLPTLTDVKAYRDMILDIRAKVQTMVASGSSLQQVIAAKLTAPYDAKVPGGTDPLPAGLGNSADRFVSALYAEAKATR, from the coding sequence ATGTCTACATCCTTACCGGCTCGCCCGGTGCAGACGCTGGCCATCCCGAGGCAGCGGGTGGTCGTCGGTATCCTGGCGGGACCTGAGGGAGTGTTGATGGTCGATGCGACCTACGCGCCTCTTTCCGGCAAGCTTGCTGCCGCAATCAAAGAGATCAATCCCGGTCCGATCCGGTTTCTGATCGACACCCACTATCATCCTGACCATACTGGCGGGAATCCCAATTTTGCAAAGATGGGTGCTCTCATCTTCGCCCGTGAAGAAGTGAGACAGGCTCTCATCACGCCACCTCCTCCGGCAGTTCTGGCAGCGATTGGGGATGCTGCTTCTTGGAAAGATCCCGAGCGCCTTCCCATCGTGACCTACGGAAGCAATTCGCCGTTGAAGATTCACCTCGATGGTGAAACGGTAGACCTCATCCCCCTTCCATCAGGCCACACCAACGGCGACACGATGATCCGCTTCGAGACGGCCAATGTCATCATGATCGGCGACTTTTACCGCAACTACGGCTATCCGTTTGTCGACGCGACTCGCGGTGCCTCATTCAAGGGAACGCTCGAAGCCATCGATCTGTTGCTGAGTACCGCTGATGCAAATACGAAGCTCGTGCCTGGGCATGGGTCGTTGCCCACACTCACAGATGTCAAAGCCTATCGCGACATGATCCTCGACATTCGAGCCAAGGTTCAGACGATGGTGGCGAGCGGAAGTTCGCTTCAACAGGTGATTGCTGCGAAGCTCACCGCTCCATATGACGCCAAGGTTCCGGGTGGGACAGATCCCTTGCCCGCTGGCTTAGGCAATAGTGCCGATCGGTTTGTGTCGGCTCTGTACGCGGAAGCGAAGGCAACACGTTAG
- a CDS encoding LysR family transcriptional regulator: MALPEIRLLQAAIAVAKDLNFSRAADRLHIGQSTLSKQIYELESQLGFRLFDRNHQTVTLTDAGRAFVEEAREAVMHTERAVTAATAVFNGADEIFNLGKSAYTEPFLVSALLSIRLPLFPGMRVKQWSNYSNELARQVISGDLDAAMTTGIPETPKLSLLRIADNPFYIAMAMDDPLRQYREIVLEQMQGRNWILLSRYANAYLYDMILLVGSGKNVRPKDIFHVMSPEEVSELILEHQALAFLPRSAAWRISRDGITMRPLSEPQLRLVTNLAVRSDTKSRLVKEFVRATSRKIDSLGLKSQPRLPLTAS; this comes from the coding sequence ATGGCCCTTCCGGAAATTCGCTTATTGCAAGCTGCCATCGCAGTTGCGAAAGACCTCAACTTTTCACGTGCCGCCGACCGGCTGCATATTGGTCAGTCCACCCTGAGCAAGCAGATTTACGAGTTAGAGAGCCAGTTAGGATTCCGACTCTTCGACCGAAATCACCAGACCGTCACATTGACCGATGCAGGGCGCGCCTTTGTCGAAGAGGCACGCGAGGCGGTCATGCATACGGAACGAGCTGTGACAGCAGCGACCGCCGTCTTCAATGGTGCTGATGAGATCTTCAATCTTGGAAAGTCAGCGTATACCGAACCTTTTCTTGTTTCCGCACTGTTGTCAATCCGCCTGCCTCTATTTCCAGGTATGAGGGTCAAACAATGGAGCAACTATTCAAACGAACTCGCGCGCCAGGTGATATCAGGCGATCTTGATGCCGCTATGACAACCGGGATTCCCGAGACGCCAAAGCTGAGCCTGCTCCGTATCGCGGACAATCCGTTTTACATCGCGATGGCAATGGACGACCCGCTTAGACAGTATCGAGAGATTGTGCTGGAACAGATGCAAGGGCGGAACTGGATTTTGCTCAGTCGCTATGCGAACGCCTACCTGTACGACATGATCCTACTCGTTGGTTCAGGCAAGAACGTGCGGCCGAAGGACATCTTCCACGTAATGAGTCCTGAAGAAGTATCTGAGCTAATTTTGGAACACCAAGCGTTAGCGTTTCTGCCGCGAAGTGCGGCTTGGCGTATCTCTCGAGACGGCATCACAATGAGACCGTTGTCGGAACCGCAGCTGCGACTGGTGACCAATCTCGCAGTTCGCTCTGATACAAAATCACGTCTAGTGAAAGAGTTTGTGAGAGCCACGTCACGAAAGATAGACAGTCTTGGGCTCAAGTCGCAACCTCGGCTACCGCTTACTGCATCGTGA
- a CDS encoding helix-turn-helix domain-containing protein produces the protein MAQTHYLLDAHEAAQILRMDRRTLVRWARLGQVPAHPMGEGKRKLWRFVNMSCCSGWKLAQSARNGDHQRVP, from the coding sequence ATGGCACAGACGCACTACCTTCTTGATGCACACGAAGCTGCACAAATCCTTCGGATGGACAGGCGAACGCTGGTTCGCTGGGCACGTCTCGGTCAAGTCCCGGCCCATCCAATGGGAGAGGGCAAGCGAAAGCTCTGGCGTTTTGTAAACATGAGTTGTTGCAGTGGGTGGAAGCTCGCGCAATCAGCTCGGAACGGCGACCACCAACGAGTACCATAG
- a CDS encoding helix-turn-helix domain-containing protein, whose amino-acid sequence MASSVVHKTKLDPSVAFGQLLRKHRLRQKMSQEALAAKSGYERAFISLIELGKTNPSLRSIFDICGSLQMKPSVFLRQVEQLSGFELPAGKG is encoded by the coding sequence GTGGCGTCTTCTGTAGTTCACAAAACGAAACTTGATCCGTCCGTAGCATTCGGTCAATTGCTGCGGAAGCATCGGTTACGGCAGAAGATGAGCCAGGAGGCTCTTGCCGCTAAATCCGGCTATGAGAGGGCCTTCATCAGTCTCATCGAGTTGGGGAAGACCAACCCCTCTCTGCGGAGCATCTTCGACATCTGCGGTTCACTTCAAATGAAGCCTTCCGTATTTCTGCGCCAGGTGGAACAACTCTCCGGCTTTGAGTTGCCCGCAGGGAAGGGCTGA